The Kryptolebias marmoratus isolate JLee-2015 linkage group LG18, ASM164957v2, whole genome shotgun sequence genome includes a region encoding these proteins:
- the LOC108228728 gene encoding E3 ubiquitin-protein ligase TRIM39, with amino-acid sequence MVIVGVGFVLSDRRPQVRTVNERIRSSPLQTECSRIYFERITDNVNIMSVANYQLPEDHLWCCICLDVFKDPVTLPCGHNFCKSCIEEHLRRSQRQCPLCKELVDKKHKLGVNTFISELVFQFRQSSGSPQPAGTSGTAPCCPAAGPKQKSSKCRLLVALSLTCFIVFFGTNLCFHRTLSGWETLPPFASVEDSSGSVCAEHQEPLELYCKDDQVAVCQSCRTSAHRNHQVVPLGDQVQLKMAEVGKMEARIQQVIGQRRLKIRELKRSMKLNKESADQEMADGVQIFSSLIQDLEHAQAELIEAIEEKQRAAEKRIQSVVSELEQEVSQLRRRRVQLEQLSHATDPVLFLQSCPDLTTERTQVSVCPVIYDGLTRTAMVGAMNQLTETVRDAMKRLQDSERKNVPQFAVSVTLDPDTAHPALVLSDDGKQVRCGDAPRRSPTFSSRRFQTALYVFGRRGFSCGRFHFDVQVKGKTAWTLGVAKESVNKKEELSVNPENGYWAVRLQDPREYVALDNRPVSLPVGTDLETVRVSVDYEEGRVSFYDVDAAVLLHSFAACSFTEELYPFLSPGPSDGGRNAAPLIVSSVSERREN; translated from the exons ATGGTGATCGTGGGCGTCGGCTTCGTGCTGTCAGACAGACGGCCTCAGGTGAGAACTGTTAATGAAAGGATTCGATCGTCCCCTCTGCAGACTGAATGCTCcaggatttattttgaaaggatcaCAGATAAT GTGAACATCATGTCTGTTGCCAACTATCAGCTGCCGGAGGACCATCTCTGGTGCTGCATCTGTCTGGACGTCTTCAAGGATCCCGTCACGCTGCCATGTGGACataatttctgtaaaagttGCATCGAGGAGCATCTGAGACGCTCTCAGCGGCAGTGTCCTTTGTGTAAGGAGCTGGTGGACAAGAAGCACAAACTGGGGGTGAACACCTTCATATCCGAGCTGGTCTTCCAGTTCAGACAGTCGTCTGGCTCCCCGCAGCCTGCCGGGACATCAGGGACAGCTCCTTGTTGTCCTGCTGCTGGACCCAAACAGAAGTCTTCAAAGTGCCGCCTGTTGGTGGCGCTCAGCCTGACGTGTTTCATCGTCTTCTTCGGGACAAATCTGTGTTTTCATCGAACGCTGTCCGGCTGGGAAACTCTGCCGCCGTTTGCTTCTGTGGAGGACTCGTCTGGGAGCGTGTGTGCCGAGCACCAGGAACCTCTGGAGCTCTACTGCAAGGACGACCAGGTGGCCGTCTGTCAGAGCTGCAGGACCTCGGCTCACAGGAACCACCAGGTGGTTCCTCTGGGAGACCAGGTCCAGCTCAAGATGGCGGAAGTCGGGAAAATGGAGGCCAGGATTCAGCAGGTGATCGGGCAGAGGAGGCTGAAGATCCGGGAGCTGAAACGCTCCATGAAGCTCAACAAGGAGTCTGCCGACCAGGAGATGGCGGACGGCGTTCAGATCTTCTCCTCCCTGATCCAGGACTTGGAGCACGCTCAGGCAGAGCTCATCGAGGCGATCGAAGAGAAGCAGAGAGCCGCTGAGAAGCGAATCCAGAGTGTTGTTTCTGAGCTGGAGCAGGAGGTGTCACAGCTGAGGAGGAGGCGCGTTCAGCTGGAGCAGCTGTCCCACGCCACAGATCCCGTCCTCTTCCTGCAGAGCTGCCCGGACCTGACCACGGAGAGGACGCAGGTGAGCGTCTGTCCGGTCATTTACGACGGTCTGACCAGGACGGCGATGGTGGGAGCCATGAACCAGCTGACAGAGACGGTCCGAGACGCCATGAAGAGGCTGCAGGACTCCGAGAGGAAGAACGTCCCTCAGTTTGCGGTCAGTGTGACTCTGGACCCGGACACCGCCCATCCCGCCCTCGTCCTGTCCGATGATGGGAAACAGGTTCGCTGCGGGGACGCGCCGAGGAGGAGTCCCACCTTCAGCTCCAGGAGGTTCCAAACGGCTCTTTATGTCTTCGGGAGGCGGGGCTTCTCCTGCGGGCGGTTCCACTTCGACGTCCAGGTCAAAGGGAAAACTGCTTGGACGCTCGGAGTTGCCAAAGAATCCGTCAACAAGAAGGAGGAGCTGAGCGTGAACCCGGAGAACGGCTACTGGGCCGTGCGGCTGCAGGACCCGAGGGAATACGTGGCTCTGGACAACCGTCCGGTTTCTCTTCCCGTGGGGACCGACCTGGAGACGGTGCGGGTGTCTGTGGATTACGAGGAGGGCCGGGTGTCGTTCTACGACGTGGACGCCGCGGTTCTTCTTCACTCGTTCGCCGCCTGCTCCTTTACGGAGGAGCTGTACCCGTTCCTCAGCCCCGGTCCGAGTGACGGCGGCCGGAACGCCGCTCCTCTGATCGTCTCCTCCGTCAGCGAGCGCCGGGAAAActga